A genomic segment from Pseudomonas sp. M30-35 encodes:
- a CDS encoding MarC family protein — protein MDMDIYGRLITIFLGFFAITNPIPNTAVFAGLTRKIDKAERYRIAIKSTVIAFCVVAFFSLLGKALFHLLGITLPALRITGGILVFIVGYQMLNGHNSSSHAEDDGDTDIAVSPIAVPILVGPGTIATAMNYSASEGSLGAIMAISMYALLGLITFFCFIFSAQVVKVIGGNGLKVITQLMGMILAVIGVQLLIAGGYEVVSMSNAL, from the coding sequence ATGGATATGGATATCTACGGTCGGCTTATCACTATTTTTCTCGGTTTTTTTGCGATTACTAACCCCATACCGAATACGGCGGTTTTTGCTGGATTAACGCGTAAAATAGATAAGGCTGAGCGCTACCGAATTGCAATTAAATCAACGGTTATTGCTTTTTGTGTTGTGGCATTTTTTTCATTACTAGGTAAAGCGCTCTTTCACTTGCTTGGTATTACTTTGCCTGCATTGCGTATTACAGGCGGTATCTTAGTTTTTATCGTCGGCTATCAAATGCTAAATGGGCATAATTCGAGTTCTCATGCCGAGGATGATGGGGATACTGATATTGCAGTAAGCCCTATTGCCGTCCCTATCTTAGTTGGCCCAGGCACTATTGCAACCGCAATGAATTATTCTGCTTCAGAAGGTTCCCTTGGTGCAATCATGGCCATTTCAATGTATGCATTGCTCGGGCTGATTACTTTTTTTTGCTTTATTTTCAGTGCTCAAGTGGTAAAGGTAATAGGGGGTAACGGTTTAAAGGTTATCACTCAGTTAATGGGGATGATATTGGCAGTGATAGGTGTCCAGCTATTGATTGCTGGAGGTTATGAAGTTGTCAGTATGAGTAATGCTTTGTAG
- a CDS encoding acyltransferase, protein MNFLPAFLRGIIGLCCLILNTLFCCVPLFIVTFLKICLPFASAQRVCNWIMNFIHEFWVSCNKVWMDLVCSTQWRVNGLEGLDYQHSYLVTSNHQSWVDILVLQYLLNRRIRPLKFFLKQELIWVPVIGLCWWALGFPFMKRYSKAYLEKHPEKKGKDLETTRRTCDKFRANPVGIFNFLEGTRYHPSKHAAQQSPYKHLLKPKAGGIAFVLDAMGEQMHSIVNVTIHYPQGSPGFWKLLSGEVREVVVNIKELEIPAEFIGKNYDQDPEYRQAFQQWINVLWQEKDAELVTLHQ, encoded by the coding sequence CTGAACTTTCTTCCTGCATTTTTGCGCGGCATTATTGGCCTGTGCTGTTTAATCCTGAACACGCTGTTCTGCTGCGTGCCCTTGTTTATCGTTACCTTTCTCAAAATCTGCTTACCGTTTGCCTCGGCGCAGCGCGTGTGTAACTGGATCATGAACTTCATCCATGAATTCTGGGTAAGCTGCAACAAGGTGTGGATGGATTTAGTCTGCAGCACCCAATGGCGGGTAAACGGCCTTGAAGGCCTGGATTACCAACACTCTTATTTAGTCACCAGCAATCATCAGAGTTGGGTCGATATTCTGGTGTTGCAATACCTGCTCAATCGGCGCATTCGCCCGCTAAAATTCTTTCTTAAACAAGAGTTGATCTGGGTGCCGGTGATTGGTCTGTGCTGGTGGGCGCTTGGCTTTCCATTTATGAAGCGCTATTCCAAAGCCTACCTAGAGAAACATCCGGAAAAGAAAGGCAAAGACCTCGAAACGACGCGACGCACATGCGACAAATTTCGCGCGAACCCGGTCGGCATCTTCAACTTCCTGGAAGGCACGCGCTACCACCCAAGCAAGCATGCTGCGCAGCAATCACCCTATAAGCACTTGCTCAAACCCAAAGCTGGCGGCATCGCTTTTGTACTCGACGCAATGGGTGAGCAGATGCATAGCATCGTCAATGTCACCATCCATTATCCACAAGGCAGCCCCGGTTTCTGGAAACTGCTCAGCGGAGAGGTCAGAGAGGTGGTGGTTAATATTAAAGAATTAGAAATCCCAGCTGAATTTATCGGCAAGAACTACGACCAAGACCCAGAGTACCGGCAGGCATTCCAACAGTGGATCAATGTGTTGTGGCAAGAGAAAGATGCCGAACTGGTGACCCTGCATCAATAA
- a CDS encoding MBL fold metallo-hydrolase produces the protein MDVIEPTLIRETFPVGPLQCNCTIIGDPISKKAIVVDPGGNPDEIIARLDVHGLKVVSIIHTHAHLDHFLASGQMKEKTGATLHLHKEDQFLWDNLEMQCKMFGVPYTPVPSPDQWLEDDQALDCGCGVALHTPGHTPGSMSFWFPQAKLLIAGDTLFRRGIGRTDLWGGDYATIERSIKQRLYRLDEDATVVTGHGPDTLLGDEMRENPFIKA, from the coding sequence ATGGACGTAATCGAACCCACGTTAATCCGCGAAACCTTTCCTGTCGGGCCTTTGCAGTGCAACTGCACGATCATTGGTGATCCCATCAGTAAGAAGGCGATTGTGGTTGATCCGGGCGGTAATCCCGATGAGATCATAGCGCGTCTTGATGTTCATGGTTTGAAGGTTGTCAGTATCATTCACACCCATGCGCATTTGGATCACTTTCTGGCCTCTGGGCAGATGAAGGAGAAAACCGGCGCAACGCTGCACCTGCACAAGGAAGACCAGTTCCTGTGGGACAACCTTGAAATGCAGTGCAAAATGTTTGGCGTGCCGTATACGCCAGTGCCATCACCGGATCAGTGGCTGGAAGATGATCAAGCGCTGGATTGCGGTTGTGGCGTGGCGTTACACACACCGGGACATACACCAGGTTCCATGAGCTTCTGGTTTCCCCAAGCGAAGCTGTTGATCGCTGGTGATACTTTGTTTCGGCGCGGTATCGGCCGTACAGATTTGTGGGGTGGAGATTATGCAACCATCGAGCGTTCGATCAAGCAGCGCTTGTATCGCCTTGATGAAGACGCAACCGTGGTAACTGGACACGGACCAGACACACTGTTGGGAGATGAGATGCGCGAGAACCCATTTATAAAGGCCTGA
- a CDS encoding OmpA family protein: protein MSNVRNFALVVVASTFLAACTNNPYTGESEAGKSGIYGGIGAVTGALIGAATSSKKDRGKGALIGAAVGGAAGGGYGYYVDKQEAQLRQKLVGTGVQVQRNGDQLTLIMPGNITFASNSSDISSSFYPTLNSLVTVFKEFDKNGIDITGHTDSTGSLALNQNLSNARAQSVASYLASNGVAGNRISAFGAGPNNPIASNSTEAGRAQNRRVEITLRQL, encoded by the coding sequence ATGAGCAATGTGCGTAATTTTGCACTGGTAGTTGTAGCATCTACTTTTCTTGCCGCATGTACTAACAACCCGTACACCGGGGAAAGTGAAGCTGGCAAGTCAGGTATTTATGGCGGCATTGGCGCGGTAACTGGTGCTCTCATTGGCGCGGCAACTTCAAGCAAGAAGGACCGCGGCAAAGGCGCATTGATCGGCGCTGCCGTAGGGGGTGCAGCAGGGGGTGGCTATGGCTACTACGTTGATAAACAAGAAGCTCAACTGCGCCAGAAGTTGGTCGGAACGGGGGTGCAGGTTCAGCGTAATGGCGACCAGCTAACGCTGATCATGCCGGGCAATATCACCTTTGCGAGCAACTCTTCTGACATTTCCAGCAGCTTTTATCCAACGCTGAACTCGCTGGTAACCGTGTTTAAAGAGTTCGACAAGAACGGTATCGATATTACCGGTCACACTGACAGCACCGGCTCGCTGGCGCTCAATCAGAATCTGTCTAATGCACGTGCGCAAAGTGTAGCCTCATATCTCGCTTCAAATGGCGTAGCGGGCAATCGTATTTCGGCTTTTGGCGCAGGTCCTAATAATCCAATCGCCAGCAATTCGACCGAAGCAGGTCGCGCCCAAAATCGTCGGGTAGAAATTACCCTTCGCCAGCTATAA
- the pta gene encoding phosphate acetyltransferase, with amino-acid sequence MHTFFISPTGFGVGLTSISLGLVGALERAGLKVGFFKPIAQPHQGDLGLERSSELIARTHGLHSPKPLELAHVERMLGDGQLDELLEEIISFYQTAAADKDVVIVEGMVPTRQASYAARVNFHLAKSLDADVILVSAPEQESLSELCDRVEIQAQMFGGPKDPKVLGAILNKVRSEDGIEAFAARLKEQSPLFRRDDFLLLGCIPWEEELNAPRTRDIADLLGARVLNAGDYEQRRMLKIVLCARAVANTVQLLKPGTLVVTPGDRDDIILAASLAAMNGMPLAGLLLCSDFAPDPRIIELCRGALQSGLPVMSVSTGSYDTATNLNRLNREIPVDDKERAEKVADFVANHINHEWLHERCGTVRELRMSPPAFRYQLVQRAKAANKRIVLPEGNEPRTIQAAAICQERGIARCVLLAKPEEVLSVAKAQGIELPPGLEILDPDLIRERYVEPMVELRKGKGLNAPMASAQLEDSVVLGTMMLALDEVDGLVSGAVHTTANTIRPALQLIKTAPAYKLVSSVFFMLLPDQVVVYGDCAVNPDPSAPELAEIALQSAASASAFGIPPRVAMLSYSTGDSGTGEEVEKVREATRLAKLGAPELLLDGPLQYDAAAIESVGRQKAPNSPVAGRATVFVFPDLNTGNTTYKAVQRSADCISVGPMLQGLRKPVNDLSRGALVDDIVYTIALTAIQAANLPK; translated from the coding sequence ATGCATACCTTCTTCATTTCGCCCACCGGCTTCGGTGTCGGCCTCACCTCAATCAGCCTTGGGCTGGTTGGCGCTCTGGAGCGTGCAGGGCTCAAGGTGGGGTTCTTCAAACCCATTGCCCAGCCGCATCAAGGCGATCTGGGCCTCGAGCGTTCCAGCGAACTCATTGCACGCACCCATGGCCTGCACTCCCCTAAACCGCTGGAGCTCGCTCATGTCGAACGCATGCTCGGTGATGGCCAACTTGATGAGTTGCTCGAAGAAATAATCAGTTTCTACCAAACTGCCGCCGCCGATAAGGATGTGGTGATTGTCGAAGGTATGGTGCCAACCCGCCAAGCCAGCTATGCCGCTCGGGTGAACTTTCACCTTGCTAAAAGCCTCGATGCCGATGTGATTCTTGTCTCTGCACCCGAACAAGAAAGCCTCAGCGAGTTATGTGATCGCGTTGAAATTCAGGCTCAGATGTTCGGCGGCCCGAAAGACCCGAAAGTACTCGGCGCGATCCTTAACAAAGTGCGTAGCGAGGACGGCATAGAGGCATTTGCCGCACGCCTTAAAGAACAGTCGCCATTGTTCAGACGCGATGACTTTCTGCTGCTCGGCTGCATTCCATGGGAAGAAGAGCTCAATGCCCCGCGCACACGAGACATCGCCGACTTGCTTGGTGCGCGCGTACTCAATGCGGGTGATTATGAGCAACGCCGCATGCTCAAAATCGTGCTCTGCGCCCGCGCCGTCGCCAATACAGTGCAGTTGCTCAAGCCGGGGACACTGGTGGTGACGCCGGGTGATCGAGACGACATCATTCTTGCCGCCAGCCTTGCCGCCATGAACGGTATGCCGTTGGCAGGCTTACTGCTGTGCAGCGACTTCGCCCCAGACCCGCGCATTATTGAACTGTGTCGTGGCGCCCTGCAAAGTGGCTTGCCCGTCATGTCGGTGAGTACTGGCTCTTACGACACTGCAACCAACCTCAATCGGCTCAACCGTGAAATACCGGTCGACGATAAAGAGCGCGCGGAGAAAGTCGCAGACTTTGTCGCCAACCATATCAATCATGAATGGCTGCACGAGCGCTGTGGCACCGTGCGTGAACTGCGCATGTCACCACCGGCCTTTCGTTATCAGTTAGTGCAGCGTGCCAAGGCTGCAAACAAGCGCATCGTGCTACCCGAGGGTAATGAGCCAAGAACCATTCAGGCCGCCGCAATCTGCCAAGAGCGCGGTATTGCTCGTTGCGTACTGCTGGCCAAGCCAGAAGAAGTATTGAGCGTGGCCAAGGCGCAAGGCATCGAGCTGCCGCCTGGCTTGGAGATTCTGGACCCCGACCTGATTCGTGAGCGCTACGTTGAACCCATGGTCGAGTTGCGCAAAGGTAAAGGCCTGAACGCGCCAATGGCCAGTGCGCAACTTGAAGATAGCGTAGTGCTCGGCACGATGATGCTGGCACTCGATGAGGTCGATGGCTTGGTCTCAGGCGCGGTGCACACCACCGCCAACACCATCCGCCCGGCGCTGCAACTGATCAAAACAGCGCCCGCCTACAAATTGGTGTCTTCGGTGTTTTTCATGCTCTTGCCGGATCAAGTTGTCGTCTATGGCGACTGCGCGGTAAACCCTGACCCGAGCGCGCCTGAGCTGGCTGAAATCGCGCTACAAAGTGCTGCATCGGCGAGCGCATTCGGCATTCCACCGCGCGTTGCCATGCTCAGCTATTCGACCGGAGACTCAGGCACCGGCGAAGAAGTGGAGAAAGTCCGCGAAGCAACGCGTCTAGCCAAGTTAGGTGCGCCCGAGTTGCTACTCGACGGCCCCTTGCAATACGACGCGGCGGCGATTGAATCCGTCGGCCGCCAGAAAGCCCCCAACAGCCCAGTGGCCGGACGTGCAACAGTGTTTGTATTCCCCGACCTGAACACGGGTAACACCACCTACAAAGCCGTGCAGCGTAGCGCCGACTGCATCAGTGTCGGGCCGATGTTGCAAGGCCTGCGTAAACCGGTAAACGACCTGTCACGCGGCGCGCTGGTGGACGACATTGTCTACACCATTGCACTCACCGCGATTCAGGCTGCAAACCTGCCCAAATAA
- a CDS encoding acetate kinase: MQACNILVINCGSSSIKFALVNPTEPDFTLSGLAERLGSADAALHWQYRGSKDSKPIGNADHRQALAELLPLVERAAQGKLLGIGHRVVHGGEYFTTASWIDSKALQEIKSLEPLAPLHIPANVQGIEAATKLFPDLPQVAVFDTAFHQSLPEHAFRYALPEVLYRQHGVRRYGFHGTSHHYVSAQAASFSGLAYGDSSWLVAHLGNGCSTCAVVNGQSRDTSMGLTPLEGLVMGTRSGDVDPNLHGHLARTMGWSLDEINHTLNQDSGLLGLSGLSNDMRTLEQAREQGHVGATLAIEVFCYRLAKSIASMSCALLRLDGLVFTGGIGENSALIRNKTVQHLSLFNMQLDREANALCIRGVAGPIHTPGHTRVLVIPTNEERQIALDTLALLKQHTA; the protein is encoded by the coding sequence TCACCCTCAGTGGATTGGCTGAACGCCTCGGCAGCGCTGATGCAGCCCTGCACTGGCAGTATCGCGGTAGCAAAGACTCCAAACCAATTGGCAATGCCGATCATCGCCAAGCGCTGGCCGAACTCCTGCCTTTAGTAGAGCGTGCCGCCCAAGGCAAGCTGTTGGGTATTGGCCATCGCGTCGTACACGGCGGCGAGTACTTCACCACTGCCAGCTGGATTGACAGCAAAGCACTGCAGGAAATCAAATCCCTGGAGCCGCTCGCACCGTTGCATATCCCGGCTAACGTTCAGGGCATTGAGGCCGCAACAAAACTGTTCCCTGATTTACCTCAGGTTGCCGTTTTCGATACTGCATTCCACCAAAGCCTACCGGAACATGCATTTCGCTACGCGTTGCCTGAAGTCCTCTACCGTCAGCACGGTGTGCGTCGCTACGGCTTTCATGGCACCAGCCATCACTATGTAAGCGCGCAGGCTGCTTCGTTCAGCGGCCTTGCTTACGGCGACAGCAGCTGGTTAGTCGCTCACTTGGGCAACGGTTGTTCGACCTGCGCGGTGGTTAATGGCCAAAGCCGCGACACCAGCATGGGCCTAACCCCGCTGGAAGGCTTGGTAATGGGGACGCGCAGTGGCGATGTCGACCCAAATCTACATGGCCATCTCGCCAGAACGATGGGCTGGAGCCTTGATGAAATTAACCACACCCTCAATCAGGACAGCGGCTTGCTTGGCTTGTCGGGTTTGTCGAATGACATGCGCACCCTTGAACAAGCTCGCGAACAAGGTCACGTCGGCGCCACGTTGGCCATTGAAGTGTTTTGTTATCGCCTGGCCAAATCGATCGCATCAATGAGCTGCGCGCTACTGCGCCTCGACGGCTTGGTCTTTACCGGCGGCATCGGTGAGAACTCAGCCCTGATTCGTAATAAAACTGTTCAACACCTTAGCTTATTCAACATGCAACTCGACCGCGAAGCCAATGCGCTGTGCATTCGGGGGGTGGCGGGGCCAATTCATACGCCGGGCCATACTCGAGTGCTGGTAATCCCTACTAATGAAGAGCGGCAAATAGCCCTCGATACACTAGCGTTGTTGAAACAGCACACCGCGTGA
- a CDS encoding bifunctional diguanylate cyclase/phosphodiesterase, with protein MLKPQLDQEPVVQVVLVVDDLQDNLDAVQELLDQPSRKLHCVNNGAAALEFLENHDVDLILLDVQMPGIDGFEVARRLRENPKTLLTPIIFLSGLDQTDAVLARGYASGAIDFIKKPFDPAVLSHKVSVLLALEYQRRELRVLTEQLDTARSFNASILDNAAEGIMVVSDQGEIRYANPALASMLCCPIEELLGLQVQRFLQNPPVTEKWQACSYYQRWLQGETYCVHDALLFTCNAQQLPVALSCSPLPTQQAMVFMALDMSVTRSLHQQLESLAQSDALTGLFNRRGFLQAMTTALSRRDRSGHGLAVLYMDLDGFKRVNDLLGHDAGDVLLCQVAKQLRGCIRSYDTLGRMGGDEFTLLLDSLRKPEDAERVASKLIETVSGRRNLNGFDFNLGVSIGIAYLPEEGMGVEALLGAADMAMYEAKRGGRRQYRIYTEEMRGRENSKRVFEDQLRSAVSQQQFSLAYQPQLNLASGELRGFEALLRWRQADNSLMPAADFMQVLEGSRLINELSVWIFRQAVALRQSLADKVADEVCVSINISALQFSLTGLTDDLSQALRESVVKPAQIELEIPEVALMQNITHSREQLKRLRSLGVKTTLDGFGRGPFSLADLRHFDLDSLKIDRQFIKAMLESPMDAAIVKSIIQLGQNLGLEVIATGVESKAQRDWLVRHGCHALQGFLIAAELKPEEVMLSWTYRSVELQPAD; from the coding sequence ATGTTAAAACCGCAACTAGATCAAGAACCGGTAGTGCAGGTCGTCCTAGTGGTTGACGATCTTCAGGATAATCTTGATGCGGTGCAGGAGTTACTCGACCAGCCATCAAGAAAATTGCACTGCGTCAACAACGGTGCGGCGGCGCTTGAGTTCTTGGAAAATCACGACGTTGATTTGATTTTACTCGATGTGCAGATGCCAGGGATTGATGGCTTCGAGGTTGCTCGGCGCTTGCGTGAGAACCCGAAGACCCTATTGACGCCGATTATATTTCTCTCAGGGCTCGATCAAACTGATGCGGTTCTGGCGCGCGGATATGCCTCCGGTGCTATCGATTTTATCAAAAAGCCATTTGACCCCGCAGTGCTCAGTCATAAGGTCAGCGTGTTGCTTGCGCTTGAGTACCAGCGCCGTGAGCTGCGTGTTTTAACTGAGCAACTTGATACTGCGCGCAGCTTCAATGCATCGATACTTGATAACGCTGCCGAAGGCATCATGGTGGTGTCCGATCAGGGGGAAATACGCTACGCAAATCCTGCGCTTGCCAGTATGTTGTGCTGTCCAATAGAAGAGCTTCTGGGCTTGCAGGTACAGCGTTTTCTGCAAAATCCGCCAGTGACTGAAAAGTGGCAGGCCTGCAGTTACTACCAGCGTTGGCTGCAGGGCGAGACTTATTGCGTACATGATGCATTGCTGTTTACCTGCAATGCACAGCAGTTGCCGGTTGCACTATCTTGCTCACCACTCCCGACGCAGCAGGCCATGGTTTTTATGGCGCTGGATATGTCGGTGACGCGTAGCCTGCATCAACAGCTTGAATCGCTGGCTCAGTCTGATGCGTTGACGGGGCTATTTAATCGTCGTGGATTTCTTCAAGCAATGACCACAGCGTTGTCGCGTCGAGACCGAAGTGGACACGGGCTGGCCGTGCTGTATATGGATCTGGATGGATTCAAGCGGGTTAATGATTTACTGGGTCATGATGCCGGTGACGTGCTCTTGTGTCAGGTCGCGAAACAGTTGCGCGGGTGCATTCGCTCATATGACACGCTTGGGCGAATGGGCGGTGATGAGTTCACCTTGCTGCTCGATAGCCTGCGCAAACCCGAGGACGCGGAGCGGGTTGCCAGTAAGTTGATTGAGACTGTATCGGGACGGCGCAATCTCAATGGTTTTGATTTCAATCTGGGCGTCAGTATTGGTATTGCCTATTTGCCTGAAGAGGGCATGGGCGTAGAAGCGCTGCTTGGCGCTGCCGATATGGCGATGTACGAAGCTAAGCGCGGCGGTCGTCGCCAATACCGTATTTATACTGAAGAAATGCGCGGGCGCGAGAACTCGAAACGGGTTTTTGAGGACCAGTTGCGCAGCGCAGTGAGTCAGCAACAATTTAGCCTGGCTTATCAACCGCAGCTCAATCTGGCCAGCGGAGAGTTACGCGGCTTTGAGGCGTTGCTGCGTTGGCGGCAGGCGGATAACAGCCTGATGCCGGCAGCTGATTTTATGCAAGTGTTGGAAGGCTCTCGATTAATCAATGAATTGAGTGTGTGGATCTTTCGCCAGGCTGTCGCACTGCGTCAATCGTTAGCGGATAAGGTGGCTGATGAGGTGTGCGTGAGTATCAACATCAGTGCGCTGCAGTTCAGTTTGACCGGGTTGACCGATGACCTCAGTCAGGCATTGCGTGAGAGTGTGGTGAAGCCCGCGCAGATCGAGCTGGAAATCCCAGAAGTTGCGCTGATGCAAAACATTACTCACAGTCGTGAACAGTTAAAACGGTTACGCAGTTTAGGCGTTAAGACCACACTTGATGGGTTTGGCCGAGGGCCATTTTCGCTAGCTGATCTGCGCCACTTTGATTTGGATAGCTTGAAGATTGATCGGCAGTTCATCAAGGCAATGCTTGAGTCTCCAATGGATGCGGCGATTGTTAAATCGATCATTCAGCTCGGACAAAACCTAGGGCTTGAGGTGATTGCCACTGGAGTTGAAAGCAAAGCGCAACGCGACTGGTTGGTGCGACATGGTTGTCATGCGCTGCAAGGGTTTTTAATTGCGGCGGAACTAAAACCAGAGGAAGTCATGCTGAGTTGGACTTACCGTTCAGTAGAGTTGCAGCCAGCTGATTAA